The following are encoded together in the Bactrocera neohumeralis isolate Rockhampton chromosome 6, APGP_CSIRO_Bneo_wtdbg2-racon-allhic-juicebox.fasta_v2, whole genome shotgun sequence genome:
- the LOC126762730 gene encoding uncharacterized protein LOC126762730: MKIFWLNFVFLLYCGWAAAEKVMRPSFKDVKVWSDEKYVTHKLAFDPKDPHLNFTLNVLKDLHDVDLHTQIRIVQKKDPTYFFATNSTMNFCRIISWRNASPIGALIHTYMKEYGNLIEKCPIVKGEYFIHRFWYPEDVTFATLPEVDFEINFSAYHVDASMNREMIINDHITGEGTVHDVNNVKPGLLALLPKVG, translated from the exons atgaaaatattttggttgaaTTTCGTCTTTCTGCTGTACTGTGGTTGGGCGGCAGCAGAG aaAGTTATGCGCCCCAGTTTTAAGGACGTTAAAGTTTGGAGTGATGAGAAGTATGTGACGCATAAACTTGCCTTCGACCCAAAGGATCCACATCTTAACTTTACGCTGAATGTTTTGAAG GATCTCCACGATGTTGACCTTCACACCCAGATTCGCATTGTTCAGAAAAAGGATCCCACATATTTCTTCGCCACAAATTCTACAATGAATTTCTGTCGCATAATTAGTTGGCGTAATGCCTCTCCGATCGGtgcacttatacatacatatatgaaagaaTATGGAAATTTGATTGAAAAGTGTCCAATAGTGAAG GGTGAATATTTCATACATAGATTCTGGTATCCCGAGGATGTGACCTTCGCCACCTTACCCGAAGtcgattttgaaataaatttctcCGCTTATCACGTGGACGCCAGCATGAATCGTGAAATGATCATCAACGATCACATCACCGGCGAAGGCACCGTGCACGATGTGAACAATGTGAAGCCGGGTCTCTTGGCGCTGTTGCCGAAAGTGGGTTAA